A single genomic interval of Festucalex cinctus isolate MCC-2025b chromosome 16, RoL_Fcin_1.0, whole genome shotgun sequence harbors:
- the LOC144003507 gene encoding kinesin-like protein KIF1C isoform X1 codes for MAGASVKVAVRVRPFNARETGRNAKCVIQMQGNTTCIVNPKQPKDAAKNFTFDHSYWSHTTADEPTFASQRQVYQDIGEEMLLHAFEGYNVCIFAYGQTGAGKSYTMMGKQEAGQEGIIPQLCEDLFQRTGTNADPELTYSVEVSYMEIYCERVRDLLNPKSQGTLRVREHPILGPYVEDLSKLAVTGFPDIRDLMDAGNKARTVAATNMNETSSRSHAVFTIVFSQRRRDLMTQLDTEKVSKISLVDLAGSERADSSGAKGTRLKEGANINKSLTTLGKVISALADMQSSKKKKSDFIPYRDSVLTWLLKENLGGNSRTAMIAALSPADINYEETLSTLRYADRAKQIRCNAIINEDPNAKLIRELKGEVERLRSLLFAQGLHELIHNQANNIGSSSGGVSSPLTITANGTADPKDSASSGVFESADVNHLPAGEVEVATETISKEEAAERLLETEKIMAELNETWEEKLRKTESIRLERESLLAEMGVSIKEDGGTLGVFSPKGTPHLVNLNEDPLMSECLLYYIKEGFTRVGQQDVDIKLSGHFIKEIHCVFVSETNEQGEVVVTLEPLVGAETYVNGKQITEAAVLKQGNRIVMGKNHVFRFNHPEQARLERERSVTAEQQGEPEDWTYAQRELLEKQGIDIKLDMEKRLQDMETQYRKEKEEADLLLEQQRLYADSDSGDDSDKRSCEESWRLISSLREKLPANKVQSIVKRCGLPSSGKRREPQRVYQIPQRRRISKDPKRVTMEDLRLQAVKEICYEVALGDFRHSRQEIEALAIVKMKELCRMYAKKDASEKDSWKAVAQDVCDTVGIGEERSPPSEEGGGGGGEAGEGGTAYDLKAHIDKLTDILEEVKLQNNMKDEEIKSLRDRMIKMESVIPVKVEGGTPDQSELVNSEEGGGAPEKEDRVQRLMEEDPAFRRGRLRWLKQEQQRIVNLQQQNISKKLRGLNQGEPGQTVHLPGTGRFIPPQDCKLKFPFKSNPAHRFSWGPASAALQALGLGEGVLPGEGRGGAEGGGDEGTPASTFQAPPPRIRSPSPQRAWQQRNHGNQQQQRYRRNSFDGSAPGNGNYSGNEHHQRGGAHQGRPRQRRGPSPGPGGQRGGGDAGFHYNHHPAPPPHLHHQHLHHPYYNAHNAPFPNYHAAPPPPAQILLGPPLTGWGFTTPPPRMRRQFSEPDLNNQQAPSDL; via the exons ATGGCGGGTGCTTCGGTCAAGGTGGCGGTGCGCGTCCGCCcgttcaacgccagggagacggGGCGCAACGCCAAGTGTGTCATCCAGATGCAGGGCAACACCACTT GCATCGTCAACCCCAAACAGCCCAAAGATGCGGCCAAGAACTTCACTTTTGACCACTCCTACTGGTCGCACACCACG GCCGACGAGCCGACCTTTGCGAGCCAACGTCAGGTGTATCAGGACATTGGCGAGGAGATGCTGCTGCACGCCTTTGAAG GTTACAACGTGTGCATTTTTGCGTACGGCCAGACTGGGGCGGGGAAGAGCTACACCATGATGGGCAAGCAGGAGGCGGGGCAGGAAGGCATCATTCCGCAG CTGTGCGAGGACTTGTTCCAGCGGACCGGGACCAACGCGGATCCCGAACTGACCTATTCGGTGGAG GTGTCCTACATGGAGATCTACTGCGAGCGCGTCCGGGACCTGTTGAACCCAAAGTCTCAGGGGACCTTGCGGGTGAGGGAGCACCCCATCCTGGGACCGTACGTGGAGGATTTGTCCAAACTGGCTGTGACGGGGTTCCCTGACATTCGGGACCTGATGGATGCCGGGAACAAAGCCCG GACAGTGGCGGCCACCAACATGAACGAGACGTCGTCGCGCTCGCACGCCGTCTTCACCATCGTCTTCAGCCAGCGGCGCCGAGATCTCATGACCCAGCTGGACACGGAAAAG GTCAGCAAGATCAGCCTAGTGGACCTGGCGGGGAGTGAACGCGCCGACTCCTCAGGGGCAAAGGGCACCCGACTCAAAGAAGGAGCCAACATCAATAAGTCTCTCACCACATTGGGAAAAGTCATCTCTGCTCTGGCCGACATG CAGagcagcaagaagaagaagagtgatTTTATTCCCTACAGAGACTCGGTGCTGACGTGGCTCCTCAAGGAGAATCTCG GCGGAAACTCTCGCACGGCCATGATCGCCGCTCTTAGTCCTGCTGACATCAACTATGAAGAAACGCTCAGCACTTTGAG GTACGCCGACCGAGCCAAGCAAATCCGCTGTAACGCCATCATCAACGAAGACCCCAACGCCAAACTGATCCGGGAGCTGAAAGGGGAAGTGGAACGACTCCGGAGCCTCCTGTTCGCTCAGGGCCTGCACGAGCTCATCCACAACCAGG CAAACAACATTGGCTCCTCCTCTGGGGGCGTGTCCTCACCACTGACGATCACAGCTAATGGGACGGCCGATCCGAAAGACTCCGCCTCTTCAGGTGTGTTTGAGTCAGCGGATGTCAATCATCTTCCTGCTGGGGAGGTGGAGGTTGCCACGGAGACCATCAGTAAAGAGGAGGCGGCTGAGAGACTGCTg GAGACCGAGAAGATCATGGCAGAGCTCAACGAGACTTGGGAGGAGAAGTTAAGGAAGACGGAATCCATTCGTTTGGAGAG GGAGTCGCTCTTGGCCGAGATGGGCGTGTCCATTAAAGAAGATGGCGGGACTCTTGGTGTCTTTTCTCCTAAAGGG ACTCCTCACCTGGTCAACCTGAACGAGGACCCTCTCATGTCCGAGTGCCTCCTGTACTACATCAAGGAAGGATTCACCAG GGTGGGACAGCAGGACGTGGACATCAAGCTGTCTGGTCACTTCATCAAGGAGATCcactgtgtgtttgtgagtgagaCCAACGAGCAAGGCGAAG TGGTGGTCACTCTGGAGCCGCTTGTGGGGGCAGAGACTTACGTCAACGGGAAGCAGATCACAGAGGCGGCTGTCCTCAAGCAAG GGAACCGCATCGTGATGGGCAAGAACCACGTGTTCCGCTTCAACCACCCGGAGCAGGCGCGGCTGGAGCGTGAGCGCAGCGTCACGGCCGAGCAGCAGGGGGAGCCGGAGGACTGGACGTACGCTCAGAGGGAGCTCCTGGAGAAACAAGGCATTGACATCAAACTGGACATGGAGAAGCG GCTTCAGGACATGGAGACGCAGTACCGCAAGGAAAAGGAGGAGGCCGACCTGCTATTGGAGCAACAGCGGCTG tATGCGGATAGCGACAGTGGAGATGATTCCGACAAACGCTCCTGCGAGGAAAGCTGGAGACTTATCTCCTCCCTCAGAGAGAAACTTCCTGCCAACAAG GTGCAGTCCATCGTGAAGCGTTGCGGCCTTCCGAGCAGCGGTAAGAGGAGGGAGCCACAAAGAGTCTATCAGATTCCTCAGAGGAGGCGGATCAGCAAAGACCCGAAGCGCGTCACGATGGAGGATCTTCGCTTGCAGGCTGTCAAAGAGATCTGCTACGAG GTGGCGCTGGGCGACTTCCGCCACTCCCGCCAGGAGATCGAGGCGCTGGCCATTGTCAAGATGAAGGAGCTATGCCGCATGTACGCCAAGAAGGATGCCAGCGAGAAGGACAGCTGGAAGGCGGTGGCGCAGGACGTGTGCGACACGGTGGGCATCGGGGAGGAGCGGAGCCCCCCTTCGGAGgagggaggaggtggaggaggagaggCCGGCGAAGGGGGAACGGCCTACGACCTGAAGGCTCACATCGACAAGCTAACGGACATTTTGGAG GAAGTGAAGCTGCAGAACAACATGAAGGACGAGGAGATCAAATCGCTGCGTGACCGAATGATTAAGATGGAGAGCGTCATCCCTGTCAAGGTGGAGGGCGGCACGCCTGACCAG AGCGAGCTGGTGAACAGCgaagaagggggcggggctcccGAGAAGGAGGACAGAGTGCAGCGTCTCATGGAGGAGGACCCGGCGTTCAGGAGAGGGCGCCTCCGCTGGCTGAAGCAGGAACAGCAGAGGATTGTCAACCTGCAGCAGCAGAACATCAGCAAGAAGCTGCGAGGTCTCAACCAAGGCGAACCCG GTCAAACCGTGCACCTCCCCGGGACGGGCCGCTTCATCCCACCCCAGGACTGCAAGCTCAAGTTCCCCTTCAAGAGCAACCCGGCTCACCGCTTCTCCTGGGGACCGGCCAGCGCCGCCCTGCAGGCGCTGGGTCTGGGGGAGGGGGTGCTCCCGGGcgaggggaggggaggagctGAGGGAGGAGGGGATGAGGGGACCCCGGCCTCCACGTTCCAGGCCCCGCCCCCGCGCATTCGCAGCCCCAGCCCACAACGCGCCTGGCAACAGCGAAACCACGgcaaccagcagcagcagcgctaCCGCCGAAACTCATTCGATGGCTCCGCCCCCGGTAATGGGAACTACAGCGGCAACGAGCACCACCAAAGGGGCGGGGCTCACCAAGGAAGACCAAGACAGAGGAGGGGGCCGTCGCCCGGGCCGGGCGGACAGCGGGGGGGAGGCGACGCGGGCTTCCATTACAACCACCATCCTGcccctcctcctcatcttcatcatcagcaTCTCCATCATCCGTACTACAATGCCCACAATGCACCATTCCCAAACTACCACgccgccccgccccctcccgctCAAATCCTCCTGGGCCCGCCCCTGACCGGGTGGGGCTTCACCACCCCTCCGCCGCGCATGAGACGACAGTTCAGCGAGCCGGACCTCAACAACCAGCAAGCCCCATCTGACCTCTGA
- the LOC144003507 gene encoding kinesin-like protein KIF1C isoform X2: MAGASVKVAVRVRPFNARETGRNAKCVIQMQGNTTCIVNPKQPKDAAKNFTFDHSYWSHTTADEPTFASQRQVYQDIGEEMLLHAFEGYNVCIFAYGQTGAGKSYTMMGKQEAGQEGIIPQLCEDLFQRTGTNADPELTYSVEVSYMEIYCERVRDLLNPKSQGTLRVREHPILGPYVEDLSKLAVTGFPDIRDLMDAGNKARTVAATNMNETSSRSHAVFTIVFSQRRRDLMTQLDTEKVSKISLVDLAGSERADSSGAKGTRLKEGANINKSLTTLGKVISALADMSSKKKKSDFIPYRDSVLTWLLKENLGGNSRTAMIAALSPADINYEETLSTLRYADRAKQIRCNAIINEDPNAKLIRELKGEVERLRSLLFAQGLHELIHNQANNIGSSSGGVSSPLTITANGTADPKDSASSGVFESADVNHLPAGEVEVATETISKEEAAERLLETEKIMAELNETWEEKLRKTESIRLERESLLAEMGVSIKEDGGTLGVFSPKGTPHLVNLNEDPLMSECLLYYIKEGFTRVGQQDVDIKLSGHFIKEIHCVFVSETNEQGEVVVTLEPLVGAETYVNGKQITEAAVLKQGNRIVMGKNHVFRFNHPEQARLERERSVTAEQQGEPEDWTYAQRELLEKQGIDIKLDMEKRLQDMETQYRKEKEEADLLLEQQRLYADSDSGDDSDKRSCEESWRLISSLREKLPANKVQSIVKRCGLPSSGKRREPQRVYQIPQRRRISKDPKRVTMEDLRLQAVKEICYEVALGDFRHSRQEIEALAIVKMKELCRMYAKKDASEKDSWKAVAQDVCDTVGIGEERSPPSEEGGGGGGEAGEGGTAYDLKAHIDKLTDILEEVKLQNNMKDEEIKSLRDRMIKMESVIPVKVEGGTPDQSELVNSEEGGGAPEKEDRVQRLMEEDPAFRRGRLRWLKQEQQRIVNLQQQNISKKLRGLNQGEPGQTVHLPGTGRFIPPQDCKLKFPFKSNPAHRFSWGPASAALQALGLGEGVLPGEGRGGAEGGGDEGTPASTFQAPPPRIRSPSPQRAWQQRNHGNQQQQRYRRNSFDGSAPGNGNYSGNEHHQRGGAHQGRPRQRRGPSPGPGGQRGGGDAGFHYNHHPAPPPHLHHQHLHHPYYNAHNAPFPNYHAAPPPPAQILLGPPLTGWGFTTPPPRMRRQFSEPDLNNQQAPSDL; encoded by the exons ATGGCGGGTGCTTCGGTCAAGGTGGCGGTGCGCGTCCGCCcgttcaacgccagggagacggGGCGCAACGCCAAGTGTGTCATCCAGATGCAGGGCAACACCACTT GCATCGTCAACCCCAAACAGCCCAAAGATGCGGCCAAGAACTTCACTTTTGACCACTCCTACTGGTCGCACACCACG GCCGACGAGCCGACCTTTGCGAGCCAACGTCAGGTGTATCAGGACATTGGCGAGGAGATGCTGCTGCACGCCTTTGAAG GTTACAACGTGTGCATTTTTGCGTACGGCCAGACTGGGGCGGGGAAGAGCTACACCATGATGGGCAAGCAGGAGGCGGGGCAGGAAGGCATCATTCCGCAG CTGTGCGAGGACTTGTTCCAGCGGACCGGGACCAACGCGGATCCCGAACTGACCTATTCGGTGGAG GTGTCCTACATGGAGATCTACTGCGAGCGCGTCCGGGACCTGTTGAACCCAAAGTCTCAGGGGACCTTGCGGGTGAGGGAGCACCCCATCCTGGGACCGTACGTGGAGGATTTGTCCAAACTGGCTGTGACGGGGTTCCCTGACATTCGGGACCTGATGGATGCCGGGAACAAAGCCCG GACAGTGGCGGCCACCAACATGAACGAGACGTCGTCGCGCTCGCACGCCGTCTTCACCATCGTCTTCAGCCAGCGGCGCCGAGATCTCATGACCCAGCTGGACACGGAAAAG GTCAGCAAGATCAGCCTAGTGGACCTGGCGGGGAGTGAACGCGCCGACTCCTCAGGGGCAAAGGGCACCCGACTCAAAGAAGGAGCCAACATCAATAAGTCTCTCACCACATTGGGAAAAGTCATCTCTGCTCTGGCCGACATG agcagcaagaagaagaagagtgatTTTATTCCCTACAGAGACTCGGTGCTGACGTGGCTCCTCAAGGAGAATCTCG GCGGAAACTCTCGCACGGCCATGATCGCCGCTCTTAGTCCTGCTGACATCAACTATGAAGAAACGCTCAGCACTTTGAG GTACGCCGACCGAGCCAAGCAAATCCGCTGTAACGCCATCATCAACGAAGACCCCAACGCCAAACTGATCCGGGAGCTGAAAGGGGAAGTGGAACGACTCCGGAGCCTCCTGTTCGCTCAGGGCCTGCACGAGCTCATCCACAACCAGG CAAACAACATTGGCTCCTCCTCTGGGGGCGTGTCCTCACCACTGACGATCACAGCTAATGGGACGGCCGATCCGAAAGACTCCGCCTCTTCAGGTGTGTTTGAGTCAGCGGATGTCAATCATCTTCCTGCTGGGGAGGTGGAGGTTGCCACGGAGACCATCAGTAAAGAGGAGGCGGCTGAGAGACTGCTg GAGACCGAGAAGATCATGGCAGAGCTCAACGAGACTTGGGAGGAGAAGTTAAGGAAGACGGAATCCATTCGTTTGGAGAG GGAGTCGCTCTTGGCCGAGATGGGCGTGTCCATTAAAGAAGATGGCGGGACTCTTGGTGTCTTTTCTCCTAAAGGG ACTCCTCACCTGGTCAACCTGAACGAGGACCCTCTCATGTCCGAGTGCCTCCTGTACTACATCAAGGAAGGATTCACCAG GGTGGGACAGCAGGACGTGGACATCAAGCTGTCTGGTCACTTCATCAAGGAGATCcactgtgtgtttgtgagtgagaCCAACGAGCAAGGCGAAG TGGTGGTCACTCTGGAGCCGCTTGTGGGGGCAGAGACTTACGTCAACGGGAAGCAGATCACAGAGGCGGCTGTCCTCAAGCAAG GGAACCGCATCGTGATGGGCAAGAACCACGTGTTCCGCTTCAACCACCCGGAGCAGGCGCGGCTGGAGCGTGAGCGCAGCGTCACGGCCGAGCAGCAGGGGGAGCCGGAGGACTGGACGTACGCTCAGAGGGAGCTCCTGGAGAAACAAGGCATTGACATCAAACTGGACATGGAGAAGCG GCTTCAGGACATGGAGACGCAGTACCGCAAGGAAAAGGAGGAGGCCGACCTGCTATTGGAGCAACAGCGGCTG tATGCGGATAGCGACAGTGGAGATGATTCCGACAAACGCTCCTGCGAGGAAAGCTGGAGACTTATCTCCTCCCTCAGAGAGAAACTTCCTGCCAACAAG GTGCAGTCCATCGTGAAGCGTTGCGGCCTTCCGAGCAGCGGTAAGAGGAGGGAGCCACAAAGAGTCTATCAGATTCCTCAGAGGAGGCGGATCAGCAAAGACCCGAAGCGCGTCACGATGGAGGATCTTCGCTTGCAGGCTGTCAAAGAGATCTGCTACGAG GTGGCGCTGGGCGACTTCCGCCACTCCCGCCAGGAGATCGAGGCGCTGGCCATTGTCAAGATGAAGGAGCTATGCCGCATGTACGCCAAGAAGGATGCCAGCGAGAAGGACAGCTGGAAGGCGGTGGCGCAGGACGTGTGCGACACGGTGGGCATCGGGGAGGAGCGGAGCCCCCCTTCGGAGgagggaggaggtggaggaggagaggCCGGCGAAGGGGGAACGGCCTACGACCTGAAGGCTCACATCGACAAGCTAACGGACATTTTGGAG GAAGTGAAGCTGCAGAACAACATGAAGGACGAGGAGATCAAATCGCTGCGTGACCGAATGATTAAGATGGAGAGCGTCATCCCTGTCAAGGTGGAGGGCGGCACGCCTGACCAG AGCGAGCTGGTGAACAGCgaagaagggggcggggctcccGAGAAGGAGGACAGAGTGCAGCGTCTCATGGAGGAGGACCCGGCGTTCAGGAGAGGGCGCCTCCGCTGGCTGAAGCAGGAACAGCAGAGGATTGTCAACCTGCAGCAGCAGAACATCAGCAAGAAGCTGCGAGGTCTCAACCAAGGCGAACCCG GTCAAACCGTGCACCTCCCCGGGACGGGCCGCTTCATCCCACCCCAGGACTGCAAGCTCAAGTTCCCCTTCAAGAGCAACCCGGCTCACCGCTTCTCCTGGGGACCGGCCAGCGCCGCCCTGCAGGCGCTGGGTCTGGGGGAGGGGGTGCTCCCGGGcgaggggaggggaggagctGAGGGAGGAGGGGATGAGGGGACCCCGGCCTCCACGTTCCAGGCCCCGCCCCCGCGCATTCGCAGCCCCAGCCCACAACGCGCCTGGCAACAGCGAAACCACGgcaaccagcagcagcagcgctaCCGCCGAAACTCATTCGATGGCTCCGCCCCCGGTAATGGGAACTACAGCGGCAACGAGCACCACCAAAGGGGCGGGGCTCACCAAGGAAGACCAAGACAGAGGAGGGGGCCGTCGCCCGGGCCGGGCGGACAGCGGGGGGGAGGCGACGCGGGCTTCCATTACAACCACCATCCTGcccctcctcctcatcttcatcatcagcaTCTCCATCATCCGTACTACAATGCCCACAATGCACCATTCCCAAACTACCACgccgccccgccccctcccgctCAAATCCTCCTGGGCCCGCCCCTGACCGGGTGGGGCTTCACCACCCCTCCGCCGCGCATGAGACGACAGTTCAGCGAGCCGGACCTCAACAACCAGCAAGCCCCATCTGACCTCTGA
- the LOC144003515 gene encoding CTD nuclear envelope phosphatase 1A produces MLKTRQCLLGIRTFLGVTSRIWGFFMYILRKHLRTIIQYQTVRYDTLPLSPISRNRLNGVKRKILVLDLDETLIHSHHDGVLRPTVRPGTPPDFILKVVIDKHPVRFFVHKRPHVDFFLEVVSQWYELVVFTASMEIYGSAVADKLDNNRNILRRRYYRQHCTLDLGSYIKDLSVVHDDLSSIVILDNSPGAYRSHPDNAIPIKSWFSDPSDTALLNLLPMLDALRFTADVRSVLSRNLHQHRLW; encoded by the exons ATGCTGAAGACCCGCCAGTGTTTACTCGGCATCCGCACCTTCCTCGGCGTCACGTCCAGAATATGGGGCTTCTTCATGTACATCCTCAGGAAGCACCTGCGAACG ATCATCCAGTACCAGACTGTGCGATACGACACGTTGCCTCTGTCGCCGATCTCCAGAAACAGACTGA ATGGAGTCAAGAGGAAGATTCTGGTACTGGACCTCGACGAGACCCTGATCCACTCTCACCACGACGGGGTCCTGAGACCCACAGTGAGGCCGGGAACGCCGCCCGACTTCATCCTCAAA GTCGTCATTGACAAGCACCCGGTGCGATTCTTCGTACATAAAAGGCCGCATGTGGACTTCTTTTTAGAAGTG GTGAGCCAGTGGTACGAGCTGGTGGTGTTTACAGCCAGCATGGAGATCTACGGCTCAGCAGTGGCCGACAAGCTGGACAACAATAGGAACATCCTCAGACGCAGATACTACCGACAG CATTGTACATTGGATCTAGGTAGTTATATTAAAGATTTGTCGGTCGTACACGACGACCTATCCAGTATTGTCATCCTCGACAATTCGCCCGGTGCTTATCGAAGCCATCCAG ACAATGCAATACCCATCAAGTCCTGGTTCAGTGACCCCAGTGACACAGCACTTCTTAACTTGCTGCCTATGCTGGATGCGTTAAG GTTCACCGCCGATGTCCGCTCCGTCCTCAGTCGAAATCTCCACCAGCATCGGCTCTGGTGA